One region of Mus musculus strain C57BL/6J chromosome 3, GRCm38.p6 C57BL/6J genomic DNA includes:
- the Tifa gene encoding TRAF-interacting protein with FHA domain-containing protein A → MSTFEDADTEETVTCLQMTIYHPGQQSGIFKSIRFCSKEKFPSIEVVKFGRNSNMCQYTFQDKQVSRIQFVLQPFKQFNSSVLSFEIKNMSKKTSLMVDNQELGYLNKMDLPYKCMLRFGEYQFLLQKEDGESVESFETQFIMSSRPLLQENNWPTQNPIPEDGMYSSYFTHRSSPSEMDENEL, encoded by the coding sequence ATGTCCACCTTTGAAGACGCTGATACAGAGGAGACGGTCACTTGTCTCCAGATGACCATTTACCATCCTGGCCAACAAAGTGGGATATTTAAATCAATAAGGTTTTGcagcaaagagaagtttccttccaTTGAAGTGGTGAAATTTGGACGCAATTCCAACATGTGCCAGTATACGTTTCAGGACAAACAGGTGTCCCGAATTCAGTTTGTTTTACAGCCGTTTAAACAGTTCAACAGCTCCGTTCTCTCGTTTGAAATAAAAAACATGAGCAAGAAAACCAGTTTGATGGTAGACAACCAGGAGCTCGGCTACCTCAATAAAATGGACCTGCCTTACAAGTGTATGCTCAGGTTCGGAGAGTATCAGTTCCTGTTGCAGAAGGAAGACGGAGAGTCGGTGGAATCTTTTGAGACTCAATTTATCATGTCTTCAAGACCTCTCTTGCAAGAAAACAACTGGCCAACACAGAATCCCATACCAGAGGATGGGATGTATTCTTCATACTTCACCCACAGAAGTTCTCCTTCAGAAATGGATGAAAACGAACTGTGA
- the Ap1ar gene encoding AP-1 complex-associated regulatory protein isoform X4 yields the protein MLFQVLRCCTVAHPCFSNLGKEENEDSHKKRGHISLSNKKMSDASCCTQCERSKYFRTCPRGEHLTIEFENLVESDEGESPGSSHRPLTEDEIADLQERHYDSIAEKQKDVDRKIQRQLALQEEKLRLEEEALYAAQREAARAARQRKLLEQEKQRVAQHYHCSSGDYQSAGPEDDFESSLRNIKSQYEVFRSSRLSSDATVLTPNTESSCDLMTKTKSTSGNDDSTSLDLEWEDEEGMNRMLPMRERSKTEEDILRAALKYSSKKGSNPTSASDDSNGLEWENDFVSAEMDDNGNSEYSGFVNPVLELSDSAIKQSDTDQQIR from the exons ATGTTATTCCAAGTACTTC GTTGCTGTACAGTTGCCCATCCTTGCTTCAG TaacttagggaaggaagaaaatgaagactcacATAAGAAAAGAGGTCACATTTCACTCTCCAACAAGAAAATGAGTGATGCCAGCTGCTGCACACAATGTGAAAG ATCAAAGTATTTTAGGACATGCCCAAGAGGAGAGCACTTGACCATAGAG TTTGAGAACCTCGTGGAGAGTGATGAG GGGGAGAGCCCAGGAAGCAGCCATAG gCCACTCACTGAAGACGAAATCGCTGACTTACAGGAGCGGCATTATGATTCTATtgcagaaaagcagaaagatgtgGATAGGAAAATCCAGAGGCAG TTAGCCTTACAAGAGGAGAAGTTAAGACTAGAAGAGGAGGCTTTATACGCTGCCCAGCGTGAAGCAGCCAGGGCAGCAAGGCAGCGGAAGCTCCTGGAG CAAGAAAAGCAGAGAGTTGCTCAGCACTATCATTGCAGCAGTGGAGACTATCAAAG TGCAGGACCAGAGGACGACTTTGAATCTTCCTTAAGAAACATAAAGTCACAGTATGAAGTGTTTCGGAGCAGTA GACTCTCCTCTGACGCCACAGTGCTGACACCAAACACCGAGAGCAGCTGTGACCTGATGACCAAAACCAAATCAACGAGTGGAAATGACGACAGCACCTCCTTAGACCTAGAGTGGGAAGATGAAGAAG GAATGAACAGGATGCTGCCCATGAGGGAGCGCTCCAAGACAGAGGAAGACATCCTGCGGGCAGCACTGAAGTACAGCAGCAAGAAGGGCAGCAACCCCACGTCCGCCTCGGATGACTCCAACGGGCTGGAGTGGGAGAACGACTTTGTCAGTGCCGAGATGGACGACAACGGCAACTCTGAGTACTCCGGGTTTGTGAACCCTGTGTTAGAACTGTCGGATTCTGCCATCAAGCAGTCTGATACAGACCAGCAGATCCGATAG
- the Ap1ar gene encoding AP-1 complex-associated regulatory protein isoform X7, translating to MRWGTAAGRNASGCSAGKRVGCSERAEGCCTVAHPCFRSKYFRTCPRGEHLTIEFENLVESDEGESPGSSHRPLTEDEIADLQERHYDSIAEKQKDVDRKIQRQQEKQRVAQHYHCSSGDYQSAGPEDDFESSLRNIKSQYEVFRSSRLSSDATVLTPNTESSCDLMTKTKSTSGNDDSTSLDLEWEDEEGMNRMLPMRERSKTEEDILRAALKYSSKKGSNPTSASDDSNGLEWENDFVSAEMDDNGNSEYSGFVNPVLELSDSAIKQSDTDQQIR from the exons GTTGCTGTACAGTTGCCCATCCTTGCTTCAG ATCAAAGTATTTTAGGACATGCCCAAGAGGAGAGCACTTGACCATAGAG TTTGAGAACCTCGTGGAGAGTGATGAG GGGGAGAGCCCAGGAAGCAGCCATAG gCCACTCACTGAAGACGAAATCGCTGACTTACAGGAGCGGCATTATGATTCTATtgcagaaaagcagaaagatgtgGATAGGAAAATCCAGAGGCAG CAAGAAAAGCAGAGAGTTGCTCAGCACTATCATTGCAGCAGTGGAGACTATCAAAG TGCAGGACCAGAGGACGACTTTGAATCTTCCTTAAGAAACATAAAGTCACAGTATGAAGTGTTTCGGAGCAGTA GACTCTCCTCTGACGCCACAGTGCTGACACCAAACACCGAGAGCAGCTGTGACCTGATGACCAAAACCAAATCAACGAGTGGAAATGACGACAGCACCTCCTTAGACCTAGAGTGGGAAGATGAAGAAG GAATGAACAGGATGCTGCCCATGAGGGAGCGCTCCAAGACAGAGGAAGACATCCTGCGGGCAGCACTGAAGTACAGCAGCAAGAAGGGCAGCAACCCCACGTCCGCCTCGGATGACTCCAACGGGCTGGAGTGGGAGAACGACTTTGTCAGTGCCGAGATGGACGACAACGGCAACTCTGAGTACTCCGGGTTTGTGAACCCTGTGTTAGAACTGTCGGATTCTGCCATCAAGCAGTCTGATACAGACCAGCAGATCCGATAG
- the Ap1ar gene encoding AP-1 complex-associated regulatory protein isoform X5 — protein sequence MRWGTAAGRNASGCSAGKRVGCSERAEGCCTVAHPCFRSKYFRTCPRGEHLTIEFENLVESDEGESPGSSHRPLTEDEIADLQERHYDSIAEKQKDVDRKIQRQLALQEEKLRLEEEALYAAQREAARAARQRKLLEQEKQRVAQHYHCSSGDYQSAGPEDDFESSLRNIKSQYEVFRSSRLSSDATVLTPNTESSCDLMTKTKSTSGNDDSTSLDLEWEDEEGMNRMLPMRERSKTEEDILRAALKYSSKKGSNPTSASDDSNGLEWENDFVSAEMDDNGNSEYSGFVNPVLELSDSAIKQSDTDQQIR from the exons GTTGCTGTACAGTTGCCCATCCTTGCTTCAG ATCAAAGTATTTTAGGACATGCCCAAGAGGAGAGCACTTGACCATAGAG TTTGAGAACCTCGTGGAGAGTGATGAG GGGGAGAGCCCAGGAAGCAGCCATAG gCCACTCACTGAAGACGAAATCGCTGACTTACAGGAGCGGCATTATGATTCTATtgcagaaaagcagaaagatgtgGATAGGAAAATCCAGAGGCAG TTAGCCTTACAAGAGGAGAAGTTAAGACTAGAAGAGGAGGCTTTATACGCTGCCCAGCGTGAAGCAGCCAGGGCAGCAAGGCAGCGGAAGCTCCTGGAG CAAGAAAAGCAGAGAGTTGCTCAGCACTATCATTGCAGCAGTGGAGACTATCAAAG TGCAGGACCAGAGGACGACTTTGAATCTTCCTTAAGAAACATAAAGTCACAGTATGAAGTGTTTCGGAGCAGTA GACTCTCCTCTGACGCCACAGTGCTGACACCAAACACCGAGAGCAGCTGTGACCTGATGACCAAAACCAAATCAACGAGTGGAAATGACGACAGCACCTCCTTAGACCTAGAGTGGGAAGATGAAGAAG GAATGAACAGGATGCTGCCCATGAGGGAGCGCTCCAAGACAGAGGAAGACATCCTGCGGGCAGCACTGAAGTACAGCAGCAAGAAGGGCAGCAACCCCACGTCCGCCTCGGATGACTCCAACGGGCTGGAGTGGGAGAACGACTTTGTCAGTGCCGAGATGGACGACAACGGCAACTCTGAGTACTCCGGGTTTGTGAACCCTGTGTTAGAACTGTCGGATTCTGCCATCAAGCAGTCTGATACAGACCAGCAGATCCGATAG
- the Ap1ar gene encoding AP-1 complex-associated regulatory protein isoform X2, protein MRWGTAAGRNASGCSAGKRVGCSERAEGCCTVAHPCFSNLGKEENEDSHKKRGHISLSNKKMSDASCCTQCERSKYFRTCPRGEHLTIEFENLVESDEGESPGSSHRPLTEDEIADLQERHYDSIAEKQKDVDRKIQRQLALQEEKLRLEEEALYAAQREAARAARQRKLLEQEKQRVAQHYHCSSGDYQSAGPEDDFESSLRNIKSQYEVFRSSRLSSDATVLTPNTESSCDLMTKTKSTSGNDDSTSLDLEWEDEEGMNRMLPMRERSKTEEDILRAALKYSSKKGSNPTSASDDSNGLEWENDFVSAEMDDNGNSEYSGFVNPVLELSDSAIKQSDTDQQIR, encoded by the exons GTTGCTGTACAGTTGCCCATCCTTGCTTCAG TaacttagggaaggaagaaaatgaagactcacATAAGAAAAGAGGTCACATTTCACTCTCCAACAAGAAAATGAGTGATGCCAGCTGCTGCACACAATGTGAAAG ATCAAAGTATTTTAGGACATGCCCAAGAGGAGAGCACTTGACCATAGAG TTTGAGAACCTCGTGGAGAGTGATGAG GGGGAGAGCCCAGGAAGCAGCCATAG gCCACTCACTGAAGACGAAATCGCTGACTTACAGGAGCGGCATTATGATTCTATtgcagaaaagcagaaagatgtgGATAGGAAAATCCAGAGGCAG TTAGCCTTACAAGAGGAGAAGTTAAGACTAGAAGAGGAGGCTTTATACGCTGCCCAGCGTGAAGCAGCCAGGGCAGCAAGGCAGCGGAAGCTCCTGGAG CAAGAAAAGCAGAGAGTTGCTCAGCACTATCATTGCAGCAGTGGAGACTATCAAAG TGCAGGACCAGAGGACGACTTTGAATCTTCCTTAAGAAACATAAAGTCACAGTATGAAGTGTTTCGGAGCAGTA GACTCTCCTCTGACGCCACAGTGCTGACACCAAACACCGAGAGCAGCTGTGACCTGATGACCAAAACCAAATCAACGAGTGGAAATGACGACAGCACCTCCTTAGACCTAGAGTGGGAAGATGAAGAAG GAATGAACAGGATGCTGCCCATGAGGGAGCGCTCCAAGACAGAGGAAGACATCCTGCGGGCAGCACTGAAGTACAGCAGCAAGAAGGGCAGCAACCCCACGTCCGCCTCGGATGACTCCAACGGGCTGGAGTGGGAGAACGACTTTGTCAGTGCCGAGATGGACGACAACGGCAACTCTGAGTACTCCGGGTTTGTGAACCCTGTGTTAGAACTGTCGGATTCTGCCATCAAGCAGTCTGATACAGACCAGCAGATCCGATAG
- the Ap1ar gene encoding AP-1 complex-associated regulatory protein isoform X6: protein MLFQVLRCCTVAHPCFRSKYFRTCPRGEHLTIEFENLVESDEGESPGSSHRPLTEDEIADLQERHYDSIAEKQKDVDRKIQRQLALQEEKLRLEEEALYAAQREAARAARQRKLLEQEKQRVAQHYHCSSGDYQSAGPEDDFESSLRNIKSQYEVFRSSRLSSDATVLTPNTESSCDLMTKTKSTSGNDDSTSLDLEWEDEEGMNRMLPMRERSKTEEDILRAALKYSSKKGSNPTSASDDSNGLEWENDFVSAEMDDNGNSEYSGFVNPVLELSDSAIKQSDTDQQIR, encoded by the exons ATGTTATTCCAAGTACTTC GTTGCTGTACAGTTGCCCATCCTTGCTTCAG ATCAAAGTATTTTAGGACATGCCCAAGAGGAGAGCACTTGACCATAGAG TTTGAGAACCTCGTGGAGAGTGATGAG GGGGAGAGCCCAGGAAGCAGCCATAG gCCACTCACTGAAGACGAAATCGCTGACTTACAGGAGCGGCATTATGATTCTATtgcagaaaagcagaaagatgtgGATAGGAAAATCCAGAGGCAG TTAGCCTTACAAGAGGAGAAGTTAAGACTAGAAGAGGAGGCTTTATACGCTGCCCAGCGTGAAGCAGCCAGGGCAGCAAGGCAGCGGAAGCTCCTGGAG CAAGAAAAGCAGAGAGTTGCTCAGCACTATCATTGCAGCAGTGGAGACTATCAAAG TGCAGGACCAGAGGACGACTTTGAATCTTCCTTAAGAAACATAAAGTCACAGTATGAAGTGTTTCGGAGCAGTA GACTCTCCTCTGACGCCACAGTGCTGACACCAAACACCGAGAGCAGCTGTGACCTGATGACCAAAACCAAATCAACGAGTGGAAATGACGACAGCACCTCCTTAGACCTAGAGTGGGAAGATGAAGAAG GAATGAACAGGATGCTGCCCATGAGGGAGCGCTCCAAGACAGAGGAAGACATCCTGCGGGCAGCACTGAAGTACAGCAGCAAGAAGGGCAGCAACCCCACGTCCGCCTCGGATGACTCCAACGGGCTGGAGTGGGAGAACGACTTTGTCAGTGCCGAGATGGACGACAACGGCAACTCTGAGTACTCCGGGTTTGTGAACCCTGTGTTAGAACTGTCGGATTCTGCCATCAAGCAGTCTGATACAGACCAGCAGATCCGATAG
- the Ap1ar gene encoding AP-1 complex-associated regulatory protein isoform 1 (isoform 1 is encoded by transcript variant 1): MGNCCWTQCFGLLRREAGRLQRAGGGSKYFRTCPRGEHLTIEFENLVESDEGESPGSSHRPLTEDEIADLQERHYDSIAEKQKDVDRKIQRQLALQEEKLRLEEEALYAAQREAARAARQRKLLEQEKQRVAQHYHCSSGDYQSAGPEDDFESSLRNIKSQYEVFRSSRLSSDATVLTPNTESSCDLMTKTKSTSGNDDSTSLDLEWEDEEGMNRMLPMRERSKTEEDILRAALKYSSKKGSNPTSASDDSNGLEWENDFVSAEMDDNGNSEYSGFVNPVLELSDSAIKQSDTDQQIR, from the exons ATCAAAGTATTTTAGGACATGCCCAAGAGGAGAGCACTTGACCATAGAG TTTGAGAACCTCGTGGAGAGTGATGAG GGGGAGAGCCCAGGAAGCAGCCATAG gCCACTCACTGAAGACGAAATCGCTGACTTACAGGAGCGGCATTATGATTCTATtgcagaaaagcagaaagatgtgGATAGGAAAATCCAGAGGCAG TTAGCCTTACAAGAGGAGAAGTTAAGACTAGAAGAGGAGGCTTTATACGCTGCCCAGCGTGAAGCAGCCAGGGCAGCAAGGCAGCGGAAGCTCCTGGAG CAAGAAAAGCAGAGAGTTGCTCAGCACTATCATTGCAGCAGTGGAGACTATCAAAG TGCAGGACCAGAGGACGACTTTGAATCTTCCTTAAGAAACATAAAGTCACAGTATGAAGTGTTTCGGAGCAGTA GACTCTCCTCTGACGCCACAGTGCTGACACCAAACACCGAGAGCAGCTGTGACCTGATGACCAAAACCAAATCAACGAGTGGAAATGACGACAGCACCTCCTTAGACCTAGAGTGGGAAGATGAAGAAG GAATGAACAGGATGCTGCCCATGAGGGAGCGCTCCAAGACAGAGGAAGACATCCTGCGGGCAGCACTGAAGTACAGCAGCAAGAAGGGCAGCAACCCCACGTCCGCCTCGGATGACTCCAACGGGCTGGAGTGGGAGAACGACTTTGTCAGTGCCGAGATGGACGACAACGGCAACTCTGAGTACTCCGGGTTTGTGAACCCTGTGTTAGAACTGTCGGATTCTGCCATCAAGCAGTCTGATACAGACCAGCAGATCCGATAG
- the Ap1ar gene encoding AP-1 complex-associated regulatory protein isoform 2 (isoform 2 is encoded by transcript variant 2): MGNCCWTQCFGLLRREAGRLQRAGGGSKYFRTCPRGEHLTIEFENLVESDEGESPGSSHRPLTEDEIADLQERHYDSIAEKQKDVDRKIQRQQEKQRVAQHYHCSSGDYQSAGPEDDFESSLRNIKSQYEVFRSSRLSSDATVLTPNTESSCDLMTKTKSTSGNDDSTSLDLEWEDEEGMNRMLPMRERSKTEEDILRAALKYSSKKGSNPTSASDDSNGLEWENDFVSAEMDDNGNSEYSGFVNPVLELSDSAIKQSDTDQQIR; the protein is encoded by the exons ATCAAAGTATTTTAGGACATGCCCAAGAGGAGAGCACTTGACCATAGAG TTTGAGAACCTCGTGGAGAGTGATGAG GGGGAGAGCCCAGGAAGCAGCCATAG gCCACTCACTGAAGACGAAATCGCTGACTTACAGGAGCGGCATTATGATTCTATtgcagaaaagcagaaagatgtgGATAGGAAAATCCAGAGGCAG CAAGAAAAGCAGAGAGTTGCTCAGCACTATCATTGCAGCAGTGGAGACTATCAAAG TGCAGGACCAGAGGACGACTTTGAATCTTCCTTAAGAAACATAAAGTCACAGTATGAAGTGTTTCGGAGCAGTA GACTCTCCTCTGACGCCACAGTGCTGACACCAAACACCGAGAGCAGCTGTGACCTGATGACCAAAACCAAATCAACGAGTGGAAATGACGACAGCACCTCCTTAGACCTAGAGTGGGAAGATGAAGAAG GAATGAACAGGATGCTGCCCATGAGGGAGCGCTCCAAGACAGAGGAAGACATCCTGCGGGCAGCACTGAAGTACAGCAGCAAGAAGGGCAGCAACCCCACGTCCGCCTCGGATGACTCCAACGGGCTGGAGTGGGAGAACGACTTTGTCAGTGCCGAGATGGACGACAACGGCAACTCTGAGTACTCCGGGTTTGTGAACCCTGTGTTAGAACTGTCGGATTCTGCCATCAAGCAGTCTGATACAGACCAGCAGATCCGATAG
- the Ap1ar gene encoding AP-1 complex-associated regulatory protein isoform X8 yields the protein MRPLTEDEIADLQERHYDSIAEKQKDVDRKIQRQLALQEEKLRLEEEALYAAQREAARAARQRKLLEQEKQRVAQHYHCSSGDYQSAGPEDDFESSLRNIKSQYEVFRSSRLSSDATVLTPNTESSCDLMTKTKSTSGNDDSTSLDLEWEDEEGMNRMLPMRERSKTEEDILRAALKYSSKKGSNPTSASDDSNGLEWENDFVSAEMDDNGNSEYSGFVNPVLELSDSAIKQSDTDQQIR from the exons ATGAG gCCACTCACTGAAGACGAAATCGCTGACTTACAGGAGCGGCATTATGATTCTATtgcagaaaagcagaaagatgtgGATAGGAAAATCCAGAGGCAG TTAGCCTTACAAGAGGAGAAGTTAAGACTAGAAGAGGAGGCTTTATACGCTGCCCAGCGTGAAGCAGCCAGGGCAGCAAGGCAGCGGAAGCTCCTGGAG CAAGAAAAGCAGAGAGTTGCTCAGCACTATCATTGCAGCAGTGGAGACTATCAAAG TGCAGGACCAGAGGACGACTTTGAATCTTCCTTAAGAAACATAAAGTCACAGTATGAAGTGTTTCGGAGCAGTA GACTCTCCTCTGACGCCACAGTGCTGACACCAAACACCGAGAGCAGCTGTGACCTGATGACCAAAACCAAATCAACGAGTGGAAATGACGACAGCACCTCCTTAGACCTAGAGTGGGAAGATGAAGAAG GAATGAACAGGATGCTGCCCATGAGGGAGCGCTCCAAGACAGAGGAAGACATCCTGCGGGCAGCACTGAAGTACAGCAGCAAGAAGGGCAGCAACCCCACGTCCGCCTCGGATGACTCCAACGGGCTGGAGTGGGAGAACGACTTTGTCAGTGCCGAGATGGACGACAACGGCAACTCTGAGTACTCCGGGTTTGTGAACCCTGTGTTAGAACTGTCGGATTCTGCCATCAAGCAGTCTGATACAGACCAGCAGATCCGATAG
- the Ap1ar gene encoding AP-1 complex-associated regulatory protein isoform X9, with the protein MRPLTEDEIADLQERHYDSIAEKQKDVDRKIQRQQEKQRVAQHYHCSSGDYQSAGPEDDFESSLRNIKSQYEVFRSSRLSSDATVLTPNTESSCDLMTKTKSTSGNDDSTSLDLEWEDEEGMNRMLPMRERSKTEEDILRAALKYSSKKGSNPTSASDDSNGLEWENDFVSAEMDDNGNSEYSGFVNPVLELSDSAIKQSDTDQQIR; encoded by the exons ATGAG gCCACTCACTGAAGACGAAATCGCTGACTTACAGGAGCGGCATTATGATTCTATtgcagaaaagcagaaagatgtgGATAGGAAAATCCAGAGGCAG CAAGAAAAGCAGAGAGTTGCTCAGCACTATCATTGCAGCAGTGGAGACTATCAAAG TGCAGGACCAGAGGACGACTTTGAATCTTCCTTAAGAAACATAAAGTCACAGTATGAAGTGTTTCGGAGCAGTA GACTCTCCTCTGACGCCACAGTGCTGACACCAAACACCGAGAGCAGCTGTGACCTGATGACCAAAACCAAATCAACGAGTGGAAATGACGACAGCACCTCCTTAGACCTAGAGTGGGAAGATGAAGAAG GAATGAACAGGATGCTGCCCATGAGGGAGCGCTCCAAGACAGAGGAAGACATCCTGCGGGCAGCACTGAAGTACAGCAGCAAGAAGGGCAGCAACCCCACGTCCGCCTCGGATGACTCCAACGGGCTGGAGTGGGAGAACGACTTTGTCAGTGCCGAGATGGACGACAACGGCAACTCTGAGTACTCCGGGTTTGTGAACCCTGTGTTAGAACTGTCGGATTCTGCCATCAAGCAGTCTGATACAGACCAGCAGATCCGATAG